The DNA segment CTAGCCGCAAATTTTGCAAGCTTTAACATTTACGGAATTCAGCTGTCTTTATATATGTTATTCAGCTGTCTTTATAGCTGTCTTTATACTTGGTAAAAATTACCTTCGAAACTCGACTTTTGCAAATTTAGTGTACTTAAAGCATCTTTTCTAGGTAAGAtgcaattaaataagaaaaacgATTTACTTATATATCAGTGATTGAAGTAGTATTATATAAGTTGGTGTCGGTCACACTcaaactgaaattaaatattactttgagAAAACAAAACTTTTCAATTAAGGacatgtaaaacaaaaaatgccaaataattatatttaaaatatttatttaaaaaattaatttgtcgCTTAACATTAAATTTTGGTACAAAATTCACATCTTACTGTCCACAGAGCGGAGTAACAACTCACAGCCAAGTACGCTCCGacgcaaacaaaataaaatatatcagaaaTAATTCTAACGTTAAACGAAAACAACCGTTGGACAAACATTTGGTATAACATACCTACTAAGACTTATCGTCGGTCAGTCAGtcttattgaataaatatataaaataataacttaagcGTTCAATGGAATGTATTAACTTTACACTTTGGAAAGCCATGAGTATCTTATCAGATTTACTAACGCTATATCTACGAAACGAATagtcgttatttatttaacttgaaTAACTTTTTTCACAGATTGATAATTTGTGCATTGTCGATAAGtataaacatattgtaaaagATATAGCAGAATAGTAAGTAGTACTTAATACATGTTAAAAATTTCATTCCGTTAAATGAACTGTCAAAAATGTTATCAAGCATCGtcatcaaaaataatatgatattcacAAACTTCTAATTCAACAATAACTTTCGggagctaaaaataaaaacaacaaaaatactatAGGAAATATATACAAATCGGAAATCATTATCCTTGGACTACATACCATATTATTCCGCAAGAGACGATCAGTTATAAATATAACGttacgttattaatttttaacactTATTAAATCTATTCACAAGGCATGGCACAAACCGTCGAACAACCGCAGGTGTCCTAAACCTACGTATCCTAGATATGTATCAAGACTAACTCCTTTAAAGCTTTCTTTACTTTTCCACCCCTTTGTATTTATCAATCATTTCTCGTTAAAGGACTAAATCTTAATTTGGAACTTCCGCTTTTTATTAAGCTACAAGTTACTCCATAACTGTTGATATAACTGTTCAAAGTttcatgaaaaaattaaattaagatatatattttttgggttttacgtagagtatatattttttttttaataaatttcttatgATACCTTTATTCGTATACAATTCTTTCATATGTTTCCAAATAGCACTTTAATCGTTATACTCGTCAACACAGCTTCCCTGTTAGGTTGCCACAACCTGCTTTCGATACATCAGCTATCAGTCACTGAACCATTCGTtactagttatatttatttaaccatGAATATAGCAGTTATTTTTGCTACACCATACCGTTGCTAACGTGGTTATTGTTGATGGTGTTCCAATGTTTTTGCGTTCCGTTATACGTGTTGAATGCTGAATCTCTTCGCCCGTTTCTGTCGCTCCCTAACGAATTTCTCGCTCTGTTGAGGGTAGCTGCCGATATTTCCATGGATTCACCGTAAGGTAGTCGGGAGCCTCGCCTCATACTCCCGCTGCGATGTCGTACATTCTGAaaacatgaattaaaattattaaatcgatTTGTACATGAGGCTGAATGTTTGTACATGAGGCTGAATGTCGTAACTCCTTGGCTTACCAAattactgatataaaaatatcgatttggCGGGAAATAGATaagttcatttttttatattaatattaattgttaattgtgGTTTAGCTACTCTCAGTTTCATAGTAGAGTAGGTATTCTGGACAAGTGACAGCCTCTACACGATACCTTACTGCTAAAGGGTAGTCTTAGTTCTAGTACTTACATGGCCTGATCGCCACGTCCACCTGTTCCTATTAAAGAGTCCGTACACGATGGGGTTTGCGCATGAGTTAGTACACGAGAACAACCACATCGCTTTCTGTATCGCCGGGTCTAAATTTTTTATCGATTCCTTGTCTATCCAATAcctgaaacaataaaatatgatgtgaagcgtaaacaaaaatgtattcaattttGTATGCTTTTAATACCGCCATTGACTTTCGTATAGGAGTGGAAAAGATCTACCACTTAGTAAAAAGCGTATAACAGATTGCTACGCTCTTCTTAAAGGCAAAGCTCTTAAAGTCTCTGacaatagtaattatatttaggtatattatttgCCGTGGAATGACTAGACATGGCACTCGCGTGATGATAAACGATACGAACGATAAACAAaaatagtagcaacaccatagagatctttaaattataaagtatagcGTGGCTCTATACTGAGCTCgtcactttattatattttaagttagtaaatatgcttgctacaatgtctttcaaactagaacacaacagtgcgtCCAAACTATTGCTTGGCGTTTAAACATTGTAATTTCTCTAATAAATCTTACCACAAACAGTAGCAGTAGTACGGTGACCAACAAGTGAAGAACACTAGGACAATCGTGACTGTCATCTTCAGTGTCCGGGCTCTCGCTCTGCCCAGGATGCCTACGCCACTACGACGCATCTTGTCTGAAAAAGAGTAATAAGTAATAGTGTTATACGTTGGTAATTACCTCATTGTTTACATGCACTTAGGCTAGGGTTTGTGACAATTTTGCTCCGTATTTTAAGaggataattaaaaattttcaagaAAGAAAAACGGTTTTCTAAGATTGAAATTTGACCTGTTTTGATACGCTTGCTATTATTGTATTGCGCTAGGGTTACAACCttggtataatattaataaactagtTGCATTTGCATTTTGTCTCTCTTTGCAAGTAAACCTagatatatacaatatacatgtatgtaaatataatagctATAAGGGACACATTGCAGATGCAATCTCATATTCCATCTTAGTAATCTTCTGCACAGTCACCAATGAATGATTTTGTATtgaagacattgcctagagcaATTAGACTATCATTTGTACTTGTTCTTTTCTAACTCATTTTTGGTTCTTAAATCATTGGTTTTTTAGTATGGAGGCGTGACAACATATTTATGTGagtaaagttaattttacaaatcaatTTTTATCTCTCGGTAACAGTGCTTTTAGATGAAAGGTACCATAATATGATCTTCTGTATCCCTAAGAAGTTCATGACCATCGGTAAGAGTAGCAAAGGAGTGAAGGCGTAACAAATGAACAAATtcactttcataatattagttaggATACTTGGAAATGCCTCTGGATCCCTCTTCCGTGCATTGAACAGAAGGGGGGTGTAGGCATTTCTACCTTAGACAGTTGGGAGGTGTGGCAAAAATGCTTTGGGAACCTCtactttaaattgttataaactcAACTGTCACACACATAGTAGGTAGATACGTGTGATCCTACACGGAGATACGCACAACTTTAGCATCATCTACTATCAAGGACCTTGAGTCGAGcaataatcaaattatacatTACAAAACTACATCAACCCGTCGATAAACAATGAAAGTTTATATTGATCAGTAAAacctatgtaaaattaattatttacccaAAATCGCTCGCGttattatgtattacaaattttagcgaaaattattacatattgatTGACTCCAATATTGGGTATGTAAAGAAAATTACGAATATCAGGAGCTTGAAGATTTACCTTTCTAAAGTaggcaatattaataaatcatgtgGCATCAGCAAGACGTGATGTTTGTTCGCACAGAATTAGCGCTCTTCATATTCTATATTAAGAGATTTTGGGTTACATTTGGTATCTCCAGAACTTAATAATCGAGGGCGTATTTGTCGTCAAATTGggaaatgttttgaatatttatgaagtGTGAATTGTTTTAGtctttaaaactatatattttttaattcagttaATAGTATACGCGTCTAATAGAAAATACtagcattataattaatggtcTTGCTATTTAAGGTATTTTTGATTTCAGTTatcaatacatacaaaaatacacTAAGTAAGTACCCACTCTTAAATCTAAActgcatttaattaaaatgattttgtaatgACTACTCTGCCTATCCCTAAAATGGGAAAAGGCGTGAATATATATAAGAATAGTCACCATTGGAAGTGTTGGCTCTCTTGATGATCTCGAGCAGGGCCGCGGAAGAGCAGTAGAGCGTGGAGACCAGCGGGATAACGTACATGAGAATCATGTTTACCAGGAAGTATGCCAGCTCGTGATGAACAGTAGGCAGGGAGCCATATGACACGCACTGGAAgtatctgtaaataaaaatgataaattaacatattgtattgtgtgtaaacatttttgttttatccgTCAACGTATTCGTTTCGCAATGTTTCAATCAATTCTCTTATTTTGTGAGTCATGTGTCggaaggaattttattttattttagcattaTTTGTGCCTAATGCAAGAATGGTCTTGAAAAATGTAGACCCAAGGAGTTCTTAGATTATAACTGTGATGGCTGGTGATGGCTTTGTGTTGCGCGAATTGATTGATAGGAAATTGGAATATATCTTAGTGATTGCTACCAATTCTTGTGTGCGATGTGCATTGTTTATGCCATATCATGAAAGTTATAATGTAGTTATATTAGGcaagatatttataaacattgcgCTACGTTgaattgattttctcaaaataaacgGATTTAGGAGCAATCGATCACAGCCCTAAAACCACAAAACTTTGCCTATACAAAGGAGCCTTACAAATACGTTTAGTTTTGAAGTATTATCATGTTATGTTGAATTCTCTTCTTAAATAAGGCGACCAGGTTTTGGATGTTTatggtttttaaataattaaatttatttgtgataatattACATATCCATATGGATACGTATGGATGGGTAGTGTTTATTGTGGCTTCAAGATGGGATTTGCACAGATAAATAATTGGACGTAGATGCGCAAAAAGGATCCAGCCCACAAAATGACACTTTTGATATAGTGAGGATTGAAGTTttaatcgtatttttgctcattgatattctattttatattttgttaatcaaaagttcaaattaatatatcttgactaagatgtttttactaatagaaagtaTAGACTAGTACTAATTTGGCATATTCGGCTCATTTTCGACCTTATTGTGAGTTGGATCCTTTTTGGGTATATACATACCTACGTCCAATTAAacttatgtatatgtattattatttgatataatcaatttttaaatCGTTTTGTCATAATAACGCGTATTTTCTCGTAACCTTAACGAGAAGCTACGTAAAAActagaatattttgttttccgtTGATTTTAGATGCATTGAAATGAATATCGTGAAACCAAGACGTGTGGTCACCATATTAAACAGATAATTTGCCAATAATAATATCGATCTCCTGATTTACGAGTGAATGATTTACATAAACAAgctataaacatttattactaGGAATAGGAATAAGATTTATCTAGCATAGTTCcagtaagaataatatttaatcacatCTAATTTCGATCTAGTTTTAGTTCtataaatgttacaatatacTTTTACGTTTCCACGGCGTAGTGTATTTGACGTAACAAACAAAATCtgttttttcttatattaaattaattttaggcaaaaggttaagaatttatttaatagttatagtCAACTATTGAAATCTAAATTGAAGATGTCTTAAatggtattaaattttttttttaatctttatgttGTGTCGTCGCTTCGGAACGTATCACTAAAGAAGAAAGGTGCGAAGAAATTCGTTTACAATCGAGAGACACTCCTATTGGTGACCAACATTTTTATACCAAACTACATTATCATGAGAGAAGATTATAATCTGTGAATACGGGACGGGATAAAAATAgtcgtaatttatttttcgttgattTTAGTTATTTATCCTGCCCATTTTCATAAACCTTTTTCACCAAATATAGTAATGAAGGGACGACCTTTTGATTAAGTtatgaagaaatatattttcacactCAATAACATTTCGTTATTATATAAAgcaatgtttttgtaatatatttgtgcTGCagagaatattattatgtaaacattgttattaaaattgtaacttCATCGATTTTGCTAGCCCTCGCATAGATAGTACATGTATACttaaataagtagatatataCTAACCCTATTCTATCAAAAGAGGTTAATTAAGAGTGCTCACTAATTgtctatcaacccgcactaggccagcgtggtggagtaaggcctaatccctctgaatagtagaggaggcccgtgcccagcagcgggacagtatataatacacggctgatattttTAAGAGTGCTCACGTTctggtaggcaacggcttggctgtgcctctggcattgctttagtccatgatCGGCTTATACTGATTATCACCAGGCTGACCGCTTACTCGTTTGGCTACTAAGGCGTTAAAAAACCCTATGTAAGTCCGTTCTAGTTTACTATTTATACCATTTATCAGCAGGGAATATGTTTTGTTGTCAAAAGCAGACCGgacaattagatatttttactaGATATAAAAATCACCTGAAACCTCAAACGATGGCCGAGGTTTAATATCGTTATTTGCGAGAAATGTAGAATTAATATGAAGTTTCATTGGATATCTATCGTCTGTATTTATTAGTAGCGCGGGTAGATTGTTTGTCTTTATTGATTTGCGTAATAAAAACAGGTTTCTAatgctcggtggcgtagtggtaTTATGATACGAGTGCACTGCTAAGTTCTCGGGTTCGATATCTGATTGGGGAAAAATGAtgatgggtttttctacttagtatcaacCCGGAAGTCTAGAATTTGGCCGGGATAAGGCAATAGACTCGTCGCCTATCATATTAtggcaaagaatacacacggccGAAAAAGGGTAcacctgttgcgcctctgcccaccccttcgaagataaagggcgtttgtgtgtttgttttacaatccaccagatatttttatagtaaaatttttatttttattttattatgtacaactttaataaagtataaagtaaCAACGATGTAATTAAACAGCCAATAACCAGTCTTTACTTAtagagatataaatatatcatactattataatacaatatattgttaaaaaaaaaactagttagAAGCAAAAAGCAATACTTTAACAAAACGGATTTAGTCTCGTAActtcttatttattatgtactatcTTGTCATCCTAGTTAAAAGCAAGCAAAGAAATAATGAGTTCATCGTCGAAGTAAAGTTTTGTTACCTACTcaatactttaatataagtTCCACATTAATCAATGTCAGCCACTGATATAATGTCAGCCAAGTAGAGTTCtatgaattattgtttattcGTTTTGGTAACTAAACTAACTACGAATTCTGACCGATTGTTGGTAATAACTAATCCCTCGGCATCATAGGACGGTCTAACATCTTCGTGTTCCCTtttgtaatacatttaaaaattgtaaaagatttattagatttattctGTGGATAAAGTAATTACGTATAATTAgtcactgactccaaaattagtaaccagtatatagataatgttaaattatttttgatttttactagtttttgaagtcggtataagtttttgtttaaaagatttaatttttgcttttttgtgttagtaaaaatcagtatacgttAAGTGCAGCATAGTTGACGACataattttaagagttttaAAATAGTAACACGCTTTATTAAGTACGGGTCTACAAACAGTCTAACCTTGTAAATTTTTggcctaaaatatatttcaaccaAAATATACCTTTGACGTATTTTCATCACGGTAGTTTTTTAttcgtataataaatacgaTACGTAGTGCTCATTGAAGATTTAAAAGCATAATTGGAATTCAAAGATTTTTCAGCAGTCtctaattatttctttttgtttctcTTAGAAAACGTGCGAAATGTGGTTTACGGTATTTTCCTAAAAAGGCTGATATGATATCAGCCTTTTAAACAATTTGAGagtaaaaaatagaaaacattacGAAGGAACGATCCAACCTAATTTAAACTAAATGACAATTTCAAAAACCTAACTCGAATGCTGTAAAGAATAATTCGTCGCTTAACTAATATGTTGCAGCTGATATCCGTGTCCTGGGTAAAACAAGCATCAATATAGATCAAATGTATGCATTGAACTCTCAACACGGCAAACTCATCGGCCCGTACGATAATGCGATTGTGAGTCGTGCCAAACGCCACCCGACGAGTTGCCAGCGTGTATTGCATTttcagtgatattttttataggtgttatttcttttttcacgCTTTGTTTTAAGTGGTTTTGTTTTGCTACTAAGTAATGTCCAATTATTGTTGGGGTTTTCAGATACTGTAGTCAGTATAGTTACTGATCAATATAATGCGCTATGCATTCAAAtagtttgtgaagatatttgtttatatgcCCAAACACGTAAAAAGcgctgaatagatttggatgaacTTTGTCAAACAGAGAGATCATAAATTAGATTGTTATAAAGGCTAAATTTATCCCGGGGAAATGTGCAGTGTACATTATATTCAGGAAAGTATTTTCACGGGGCAGAGCAGCGACCAAAATGTACTAATCATATATAAAGGAAACTTGATAATATTTCCTCCGAAAAGCTGGCAACATTACCGGCTAGCTATGTTTAGCTTCCTTTGAACTTTATTAACATTGCTGATGTATTGAGCTGGCATTCAAGAGTACTTTCAGTTCGTTTCGTTGACAAATGTGtggcttttatttaattacatgatGTTACGAGCCATGCCaagatattttcaatattattgtaatataaataaagtgtatATCAGAAACGCAGTCTAtgtgtatatttgtttttctgctCCTTTTGTTTAATGGCAATGTCGGAAATCTAGGTTTCAGTTTACGAATGGGACAATTCATTGTTCGatcattattgtaatatttgctatttttaacatttattttattcattaaaatacttaatatatgcggtattacaaatatatatttaatatatttccaaacACGATCATAAAGATCATAAGTGTTTGTTTTCATGCATACAAAATCCCAATAAGCTCTGGGATTACGAGACCAACTCcgattcatatttaattatggCAGGTTGTTGACATTGCGACTTACTTATCACCTTAATTCGAAGTCGTTGCTCTTTTAACTGGGTAACCTTTGAACTCGAGTCGAACTTCAAATTGAGAACCGAACACTATCTGCGCTAGAGGATTTGGCACTCGTGggttttatagtataaatagcGCAGAAtatactatgaaaatatattctctaattgtttttttattgctttgaatgacgagacgagcttaccgttcgcctgatggtaagcgatacgaccgcccataaacagtagaaacaccatccaacaccttgaataacaaagttttgtttaatattccactgcgctcgctatcctaagaaatgagatgttaaggtTTTTGTTAccactagttacactggctacaatgtccttcaaaccggaacacaacagtgactacacactgctgcttggcggctgaaatagacattgcgttggtacctacccaggaggaCTCTCATATATAAGAGACTTACGAGCAGTGAACCTTTACTTAAgtatttacttaatacttaaGTAAAGATTCTATCAAAATCCATTGCCGGTGgtgggaaatattttatgttcgccCGGATATAAAacggtgtcaaaacccgccatagtggcggtaagtgtgtcgccttccgggatcagcctgtgtatattcggttccaagaggccggcgtaattgtgtcgactgacgagagggaATCCATCTTTCGTCAGTCCATTGGACCccttccacttaccatcagatgcagtgggacACTTCGCCGTGCACGAGAAAGAaagtgtagtgtactggctggtacgtttttcttgatataatattttgttttagagaaatgtcagtttgtaaatcaATGGATTCGGAAgaacaaactcagaatattatttccatgtttctTGGAATTCTACAGAAAGTTCAACCGTTTCGAAAATTAGCTTGGGGAATAGACAAAAATACATGTTTAAGTAACATACGAATAACTAAAGCTTATCAAAAcgtttttgtcaaaattaacccGAAGAGGAAGTGCAGttttaaactaacaaacaaagaaaattgtttgttagttttaattGGATTTCTGTTTTGGGAAATTAGCCTATTCTGCT comes from the Manduca sexta isolate Smith_Timp_Sample1 chromosome 16, JHU_Msex_v1.0, whole genome shotgun sequence genome and includes:
- the LOC115447347 gene encoding gonadotropin-releasing hormone receptor is translated as MDIEDKVSGPGGASQKNWTHLNTSYDELPLDMRFNHGHMVSMVVYSVLMVVSATGNLTVLSQLVRRKRAGRASRLDVLLMHLAVADLMVTFLMMPLEIAWAGTVQWLAGDLMCRVMMFTRTFGLYLSSFVLVCIAIDRYYAILKPLNVTWEARVRRALVVSWVGAGLASLPQSFIFHLEEHPDVKGYFQCVSYGSLPTVHHELAYFLVNMILMYVIPLVSTLYCSSAALLEIIKRANTSNDKMRRSGVGILGRARARTLKMTVTIVLVFFTCWSPYYCYCLWYWIDKESIKNLDPAIQKAMWLFSCTNSCANPIVYGLFNRNRWTWRSGHNVRHRSGSMRRGSRLPYGESMEISAATLNRARNSLGSDRNGRRDSAFNTYNGTQKHWNTINNNHVSNGMV